DNA from Toxoplasma gondii ME49 chromosome X, whole genome shotgun sequence:
GGCAACCCACTCTATGTCATGTCGTGTTCCACCGTGGATTCATGGCTTACTCTACTTGTTCGTGGAGGCGGGCAACAACAGTGGAATGTTGGGAGTGTCAATCGACACCGGCAGCATATGCTGTGAGGCGCGAAGACATGCCCTCGTTCAGTCTGACAATGTTATCGTCGAGCAAGATGCCCACGGATCCAGAACCACCTTCAAGAACGACAACGCCGCCGCGTCACAGACCGGTTTCTGTTGGGGGGCCAGCGCCAAACGTCACGTCTGTCGTCTGACCTTCTCCACCCTCACGTCGCCGCGTGACGATGCAGAAGTCGACTGTCGGGTGCACCCGGCAGTACGCTA
Protein-coding regions in this window:
- a CDS encoding hypothetical protein (encoded by transcript TGME49_200600), which produces MATHSMSCRVPPWIHGLLYLFVEAGNNSGMLGVSIDTGSICCEARRHALVQSDNVIVEQDAHGSRTTFKNDNAAASQTGFCWGASAKRHVCRLTFSTLTSPRDDAEVDCRVHPAVRYCASTL